Within the Pseudomonas chlororaphis subsp. aurantiaca genome, the region CGCCTCACCACCCAGAAGATTCCGGACTTCGAGGTCGGCTTCGTCCGGCTGCCGGCCAATGCCTACAGCCACCTGTTCATCGGCGGCCGCGGTTGGTACCCGCTGATGTACCAGACCGCCAACCTCAACCCGTACACCGGCTCCATCGATACCACACACCTGCTGTCCGATCGCTCGACCCTGGAGTTCGTCACCGAGTCCATGCGTCCGCTGCACACCGGTGACTTCGGCGGCATCTGGATCAAGCTGATCTGGTGCTTCTTCGGCCTGTTGCTGAGCATGATGGTGCTCAGCGGCCTGCTGATCTGGACCAAGCGCACCGCCCTGGCCACCGCCGCGGCCCTCAAGCGCAGCCACAAGACAGCGCGCCCCGCCCTCGCCCAGCGCCCGCTTGCGGCCCTGCACAGCGACACCCCGGAGGGCAACCTGTGAGCAAGACAGACAGCGCAATGCCGGTTTCGCCCCTGCGCCAGTTCTGGCTGAAATGGCGTTTCCACCTGAACATCCTGCTGTTGCTGATCCCCCTAGGCTTCATGCCCAAGTACTTTGCCGACGCGGCGCTGGCCCGTGGCGATAGCGGCCTGGGCGAACGCGAGGTGGGCGAGGTGCAGGTCGGGCCCTGGAGCCTGCGCCTGGCCGAACTGCGTAACGAAGCGCCGCAACTCCAGGGGCCGGCCGGCTATATGAAGGGCTTCAACGCCGCCCTGTGCGACGCCTGCATCGATCAGGTCAAGGCCACCTACCTGCGCATCGGCAAGCCCCGCAGCCTGCGCGCCGCCGGGGTGATTTTCTTCGGCACCGCGTACCGCATGGGGGCCAGCCTGCCCGTTCCGGAAAAGACCAAGGCCGACGCCGAGCTGTGGATCACCATGGAAGGCTGGGACGGCAGCATGCACCAGGCGGCCATCCCCCTGGGCCAGGCATCCCCGGCGACCCTCGCCTGGCTGAACAAACAAGGAGGCAAACCATGATTGCTGTACCCACCGCCCGCCTGCGCCTGCTCGGTGCCGGCGCGCTCCTGTTCGCCAGCGCCGTGTTCAGCGGCGGCGCCCTGGCCCACAACCCGATGTGCGAGTGCAAGCAGATCGACGGCGAGCAGATCCGCTGCACCGGCGGCTTCTCCGATGGCAGCGGCGCCCCGGGGGTGACCATGGACGTGATCGGCTACGACGAAACCATCCTGGTGCCCGGCAAGCTGGGCGCCGACTCCACCCTGACCTTCAAGAAACCCGACGCCGAGTTCTATGTGCTGTTCGACGCCGGCCCCGGCCACGTGGTCGAGATCGACCAAGCCGACATCGAGGCCCCATGAGCACCTCCACCCTCCAAGTCGTGCGCCCGGCCGGCGCCGGCCATGAAACCCTCTACGTCCTGCTGCTGTGCCTGTTGATCCTCAGCGTGGCCGGTTCCGTGGTGCTGTGGCGCGGCGAAACCCGCGAAGTGGCCAGCGTCGACAGCCATCAACTGGACGCCCGCCGCGACCTCACCGCCGGCGAACAGGGCCTGTACGCCGACCTGCGGGTGACCCTCGACGAAATCCGCCTGCTGCGCGAAGAAGCCCAGGTCCTGCCGACGCCCGAGCAACTGGCCGAGGAAGGCTTTGCGCCCTTTGCCCAGGACGCCAGCGCGGTGAGCCGTGGCGGGCATGTCTGGCAACTGCGGCAACAGGCCTACGTCGGCCTCAGCCGGAACATTGAAGTGGCCGGTTCGTTGCTGATGCGCATCGCTGCCGATCCGGCCGCCGCCCCGGACATCTGGCTCAATCGCGGCCCGTCCCTCGCCGCCCCCGACGACCTCAGCGACGCCGCCCTGGTCAGTGCCGGCTGGCAGCAGGTGGTCGCGCAATTCGATGCCGGAGTGACCCGCCAGCATCGCCACTGAACCCACGCATTCACCCGAGAGAAGACCGCTAGCCCATGCCTATTTCATCTCAACGCCGCCCGTTCCTGCGGGTGCTGCTGGTCAGCCTGTTCGCCCTGTTGCTCATCCCTCTCGCCACGGCCGACCAGGCCAAGCGCCTGCGTATCGGCATCACCCTGCATCCCTACTACAGCTATGTGGCCAACATTGTCGGCGACAAGGCCGAGGTCGTGCCGCTGATTCCCGCCGGCTTCAACCCCCACGCCTATGAGCCGCGCGCCGAAGACATCAAGCGCATCGGCACCCTGGACGTGATCGTGCTCAACGGCGTCGGCCACGACGACTTCGCCGACCGCATGATCGAGGCCAGCGAGCGCCCGGACATCCCGGTGATCGAGGCCAACCAGAACGTGCCGCTGCTGGCCGCCACCGGCATCGCCGCACGCGGCGCCGGCAAGGTGGTCAACCCGCACACCTTCCTGTCCATCAGCGCCTCCATCGCCCAGGTCAACAACATCGCCCGCGAGCTGGGCAAGATGGACCCGGCCAACGCCAAGGCCTACACCCAGAACGCCCGCGCCTACGGCAAGCGCCTGCGGCAGATGCGCGCCGACGCCCTGGCCAAGCTGACCACGGCGCCCAACGCCGACCTGCGGGTGGCCACGGTGCACGCCGCCTACGATTACCTGCTGCGCGAGTTCGGCCTGGAAGTCACCGCCGTGGTCGAGCCGGCCCATGGCATCGAGCCCAGCCCGAGCCAGTTGAAAAAGACCATCGACCAACTGCGTGAGCTGGACGTCAAGGTGATCTTCTCCGAGATGGACTTCCCGTCCACCTACGTCGACACCATCCAGCGCGAGTCCGGGATCAAGCTGTACCCGCTGTCGCACATTTCCTACGGCGACTACAGCGCCGAGAAATACGAGAAGGAAATGGCCGGCAACCTCGACACCGTGGTCCGGGCGATCCAGGAGGCCGGCGCATGACCGCCCTGCACACCCTGGCCCGCGGCCCGTCCATCGAGTTCGACCAGGTCAGCCTGACCCTGGGCCGCACCACCATCCTCGACAACGTCAGCTTCAAGGTGCAGCCCGGCACCCTGCATGCGCTGGTGGGCCCCAACGGCGGCGGCAAGAGCTCGCTGATCAAGACCCTGCTCGGGCAGATGCCCCACCAGGGCCAGTTGAGCCTGCACTGGCCGGGCGAACCGGGGGTGATCGGTTATGTGCCGCAAGCCCTGGAATTCGATCGCGGCCTGCCGATGACCGTCGACGACTTCATGGCCGCCATGTGCCAGCGCCGCCCGGCTTTCCTCGGCCACAGCCGGCATTACGCCACGGCCATAGGCGAAGCCCTGGAGCGGGTCGGCATGCAGGACAAGCGCAAGCGGCGCATGGGCGCCCTGTCCGGCGGCGAACGCCAGCGGGTGTTGCTGGCCCAGGGGCTGATCCCGGCGCCGCAGTTGCTGGTGCTGGACGAGCCGATGTCGGCCCTCGATGAGGCCGGCATCCAGGTTTTCGAGCGCCTGCTCGGCGACTGGCGCCAGGCCGGGATCACCCTGTTGTGGATCGAACACGACCTGGAAGCGGTCGGCCGCCTGGCGGACCGGGTCACCGGACTGCATCGCCGGGTGCTGTTCGACGCCCAGCCGCAACAAGCGCTGACCCCGGAATGCCTGCTGACGCTGTTTTCCACCCACCCGCGCAGCGCGGACATCGTCAGCGGGAGTGTTGCCTGATGAGTTACGAAACCTTTCGTCTGATGATCCAGGGCTGGGCCTCCTCTGGTTACCTGCCGGAAGCGCTGGCCTATGGGTTTGTGGTCAACGCCCTGCTCGCCGGCCTGTTGATCGGCCCGGTGCTCGGCGGGTTGGGCACTCTGGTGGTGGTCAAGCGCTTCGCCTTCTTCTCCGAAGCGGTGGGCCACGCGGCCCTGACCGGCGTGGCCATCGGCATTCTGCTCGGCGAGCCCTACACCGGCCCGTACGGCAGCCTGTTCGGCTACTGCCTGCTGTTCGGCATCCTGCTCAACTACCTGCGTAACCGCACCGGCCTGGCGCCGGACACCCTGATCGGCGTGTTCCTCTCGGTGTCCCTGGCCCTGGGCGCCAGCCTGCTGCTGATCCTCGCCGGCAAGATCAACGTGCACATCCTGGAAAACGTGCTGTTCGGTTCGGTGCTCACGGTCAACGGCAACGACCTGCTGGTGCTGCTGATCGTCGGCGCCCTGGTGATGGGCCTGAGCCTGCCGCTGTACAACCGCATCATGCTGGCCAGCTTCAACCCGCAACTGGCGGCGGTGCGCGGCGTCGCGGTGAAAACCCTGGACTACCTGTTCGTGATCCTGGTGACCCTGATCACCGTGGCCGCGGTGAAAGTCATAGGCGCGATCCTGGTAGGCGCCCTGCTGGTGATCCCGGCGGCGGCCGCGCGTCTGTTGAGCCAGTCGCTCAAGGGCTTTTTCTGGATCTCGGTGCTGATCGCCACGCTCAGCACCCTGTGCGGCATCCTGCTGCCGATCCTCTTCGACCTGCCGGTGCCCTCCGGCGCCGCGATCATCCTGGTGACCGGTGTCGCCTTCACCCTGGCCGCCATTGCCCGCGGCATTGTCCCCAGCCTCAAAGGGAATATCGGATAAATGCACAGCTCATTACGTCACCTGACACTTCCCCTGGCTTTGGCCCTCGCCGAACTGAGTAGCGCTCCGGCCCTGGCCCAGCCGGACCGTTTCGAACCCATGCGCGTCACCGCCAACCAGAGCCTGGGCACCACGGCGCTGCACAGCAGCCGTTCACACAAGCCACTCACCGTGCTGGCCTCGCTGCCGGTGACCTTCGGCCTTGCCCAGTTGCTGCTGCAAGGCACCGACGTGCAGCTCGAACGCGCTGCCCCCGACAACCTGCCGGGCTCGCGCCAGACCGCCTACTTCACCGGGCGTGGCGCCCCGGCGCTGCACAAGCTGGCCCTCGACGCCGACGCGGTGATCGGCCTGCGCTCGATCTGGCCGGACGACCCGCTGTACCCCAACGCGCGGCGCAGCAACATCCGCATCGTCGAAGTCGATGCCGCGCGCCCGGTGGACGGCGCCCTGCCCGGCGTGGCCCTGCAACCCGGCAAGAGCGATGGCCTGAACAGCCAGCCGTGGCTGTCGAGCAACAATTTAGGGCGCATGGCCGATGTGCTGGCCGCCGATCTGGTGCGCCTGACCCCCGCCGCCAAGCCGAAGATCGACGCTAACCTGGCCAGCCTCAAGCAACGCCTGCTCAAGCTCAGCGCCGATACCGAGGGGCAGTTGGCCAACGCCGACAACCTCAGCGTGCTCAGCCTCAGCGATCACTTCGGTTATCTGGTCAGTGGGCTCAACCTGGAACTGCTGGACGTCGACGCCCGCGCCGACAACGAGTGGACACCCGAAGCCCTGCAGCAGCTGCAAGCCCGGCTCAAGGACAACGAGGTGGCCATCGTCCTGCATCACCGCCAGCCGTCCGACGCGATCAAGGCCGCCATCAGCGCCGCCGGCAGCCAGTTGCTGGTGCTGCAAACCGACAGCGCCGACCCGCTGGCGGAGCTGGAGAGCAACATCCAGCAAATCACCACGGCGCTGGACGCCAAGTCCTGAATGGGCCATGCGGCAACTGCGTTGCCGATCGCAGCCTCGCTGGGACTCGGCAGCGGCTACAGGCGCCTGCCTGCGCTTACAAATTCCCCCAAGAATCGCCCGTCTCGCCGGTGCTAGCCTGCTGCTCCCCTTGAACGGACAGGAAGCCCCGCCATGAGTGACTACCTCAAGCTCAACCAGGCCAACTGGGACGAGCGCGCACCGCTGCACGCGGCCTCGCCGGACTACCAGGCACAGCTGTTTGTCGACGACCCGCGGCACCTGTCCGAGGTGGTGCGGTTCGACCTGCCGCTGCTGGGAGACATCAGCGGCCTGCGCGGCGTGCATCTGCAATGCCATATCGGCACCGATACCCTGTCGCTGGCCCGCCTCGGCGCGCGGATGACCGGGCTGGACTTCTCCCCCGCGTCCCTGGCCGAAGCCCGCAGCCTGACGGCGCGCACGGGTGCGGCTATCGAGTTCGTCGAATCCGACGTCTACAAGGCCTCCGAAGTACTGCCCAAGGGAGCCTTCGATCTGGTCTACACCGGTATCGGCGCCCTGTGCTGGCTGCCCAGCGTCGACACCTGGGCGCGTAATGTCAGCAAACTGCTCAAGCCCGGCGGCCGGCTGTTTATCCGCGAAGGCCACCCGATGCTCTGGGCCCTGGACGAAAGCCACGAGGATGCGCTGCTGGTGGACCTGCCCTACTTCGAGCGCAGCGAACCGCTGGTGTGGGACGACGACAGCACCTACGTCAGCACCGACCGGCCGCTCAAGGCCACGGTGACCCATGCGTGGAACCATGGCCTGGGGGAAATCGTCAGCGCGCTGCTCAAGCACGGCCTGCAGATCAGCGGCCTGGTGGAACACCAGAGCATCCCCTGGGAAGCCCTGCCCGGGCAGATGCGCCGTGACGAACGAGGCGAATGGCACCTGCAACAAGCCCCTTGGCGCCTGCCATTGAGCTACACCTTGCAAGCCATCAAGCGCCCGATCTGACGCCCACAAAAAAGCCCGCTGGACCTAAATCCAGCGGGCTTTTTGCGTCCCCTGCATCCCCTGTAGCCGCTGCCAAGCCTGCGAGGCTGCGAGGCTGCGATCGACTGCGCAGCAGGCGCAAAACCTGAGAATGCGTAGAGTCTGGCTCAACGCGCGGCCCCCGTTACGGCCGCTTCGCGCCCGAGCGCAGCCTCGCAGGCTTGGCAGCGGCTACAGCAGCGGGGTAATCAGTTGGCCGCCGACTGGGCATCCATCTTCTGCCGCAGGCTCAGCGGGCGCATGTCGGTCCACACCTCTTCGATGTAGGCCAGGCACTCCTTCTTGAAGCCGCTCTTGCCCACGGTGCGCCAGCCTTGTGGCACAGCCTTGTAGTCCGGCCAGATCGAATACTGCTCCTCATGGTTGACCACTACCTGAAAGAGGATGTCCTCGCGGTCAAATACTGAAGTCATTACGTGTCTCCATCGCTGTAAGGCTCGCTGCGCCGAGCGCGCAGCGGTTGTGAATAAGGAACGTTCGAGGCCCGTGGAAAATTAGAGGCTGGCGACCGCCGCCGCCAAGGCGCGGCTGAAAATATCCGCCACCTGGTCGATTTCCGCCGCGGTGATCACCAGCGGCGGCAGAAAACGCACCACGCTGCCATGGCGCCCGCCCATTTCCAGGATCAACCCGCGCTTGAGGCATTCGCGCTGCACCAGCGGTGCCAGGCGGCTGAACTGCGGCGGATGGCCCAGGGCGTCTTTCTCGCCGGCCGGGTCCACCAGTTCGATGCCCAGCATCAGGCCACGCCCGCGAATGTCGCCCATCTGCGGGAAGTCGCGCTGCAGGATACGCAGGTGCTCGCGCAAGCGCTCGCCCATGGCGGCGGCATGCTCGGCCACCTTGTGTTCCTTGAGGTAGCGCATCACCGCGGAACCGGTGGCCATGGCCATCTGGTTGCCACGGAAGGTGCCGGCATGGGCGCCCGGCAGCCAGGTATCGAGCCAGTCGCGGTAGACCACCACCGCCATCGGCAGGCTGCCGCCGATGGCCTTGGACATCACCACCACATCCGGGATGATCCCCGCGTGCTCAAAGGCGAACATCTTGCCGGTACGGCCAAAGCCGCTCTGGATCTCGTCGACGATCAAGGCCACGCCGGCCTTTTCAGTGATGCGACGCACACCCCGCAGCCAGTCGAGGTCGGCGGGAATCACCCCGCCCTCGCCCTGCACGGCTTCGACGATGATCGCCGCCGGCAGCTGCACGCCGGCTTCCGGGTCGCTCAGCAGGTTTTCCAGATAGCTCAGGTTGGCCTTCACCCCCGCTTCGCCGCCCAGGCCGAACGGGCAGCGGTAGTCGTAAGGGAACGGCAGGATCTGCACGCCATTGGTCAGCAGCGCCCCCAACGGCCGCTTCGGCCCCAGGCTGCCCATCAGGCTCAAGGCGCCCTGGCTCATGCCGTGGTAAGCGCCCTGGAACGACAGCACGGTGCTGCGGCCGGTGGCGGTACGGGTCAGCTTCAATGCCGCTTCCACCGCATCGGTGCCGGTAGGGCCACAGAACTGGATTTTCGCCTCGGCGGCCAGGGCGGGCGGCAACAGGCCGAACAGGTCCTGGACGAACTGGTCCTTGACCGGCGTGGTCAGGTCCAGGGTCAGCAGCGGCAGCTCATCGGCCAGCACCTGCTGGATCGCCTCGATCACCACCGGGTGGTTGTGGCCCAGGGCCAGGGTGCCGGCACCGGCCAGGCAGTCGATGAAACGCCGGCCTTCGACGTCCTCGA harbors:
- a CDS encoding thiamine pyrophosphate-binding protein, which gives rise to MSKTDSAMPVSPLRQFWLKWRFHLNILLLLIPLGFMPKYFADAALARGDSGLGEREVGEVQVGPWSLRLAELRNEAPQLQGPAGYMKGFNAALCDACIDQVKATYLRIGKPRSLRAAGVIFFGTAYRMGASLPVPEKTKADAELWITMEGWDGSMHQAAIPLGQASPATLAWLNKQGGKP
- a CDS encoding DUF6162 family protein, producing the protein MSTSTLQVVRPAGAGHETLYVLLLCLLILSVAGSVVLWRGETREVASVDSHQLDARRDLTAGEQGLYADLRVTLDEIRLLREEAQVLPTPEQLAEEGFAPFAQDASAVSRGGHVWQLRQQAYVGLSRNIEVAGSLLMRIAADPAAAPDIWLNRGPSLAAPDDLSDAALVSAGWQQVVAQFDAGVTRQHRH
- a CDS encoding metal ABC transporter substrate-binding protein, whose product is MPISSQRRPFLRVLLVSLFALLLIPLATADQAKRLRIGITLHPYYSYVANIVGDKAEVVPLIPAGFNPHAYEPRAEDIKRIGTLDVIVLNGVGHDDFADRMIEASERPDIPVIEANQNVPLLAATGIAARGAGKVVNPHTFLSISASIAQVNNIARELGKMDPANAKAYTQNARAYGKRLRQMRADALAKLTTAPNADLRVATVHAAYDYLLREFGLEVTAVVEPAHGIEPSPSQLKKTIDQLRELDVKVIFSEMDFPSTYVDTIQRESGIKLYPLSHISYGDYSAEKYEKEMAGNLDTVVRAIQEAGA
- a CDS encoding metal ABC transporter ATP-binding protein; its protein translation is MTALHTLARGPSIEFDQVSLTLGRTTILDNVSFKVQPGTLHALVGPNGGGKSSLIKTLLGQMPHQGQLSLHWPGEPGVIGYVPQALEFDRGLPMTVDDFMAAMCQRRPAFLGHSRHYATAIGEALERVGMQDKRKRRMGALSGGERQRVLLAQGLIPAPQLLVLDEPMSALDEAGIQVFERLLGDWRQAGITLLWIEHDLEAVGRLADRVTGLHRRVLFDAQPQQALTPECLLTLFSTHPRSADIVSGSVA
- a CDS encoding metal ABC transporter permease; the encoded protein is MSYETFRLMIQGWASSGYLPEALAYGFVVNALLAGLLIGPVLGGLGTLVVVKRFAFFSEAVGHAALTGVAIGILLGEPYTGPYGSLFGYCLLFGILLNYLRNRTGLAPDTLIGVFLSVSLALGASLLLILAGKINVHILENVLFGSVLTVNGNDLLVLLIVGALVMGLSLPLYNRIMLASFNPQLAAVRGVAVKTLDYLFVILVTLITVAAVKVIGAILVGALLVIPAAAARLLSQSLKGFFWISVLIATLSTLCGILLPILFDLPVPSGAAIILVTGVAFTLAAIARGIVPSLKGNIG
- a CDS encoding metal ABC transporter solute-binding protein, Zn/Mn family: MHSSLRHLTLPLALALAELSSAPALAQPDRFEPMRVTANQSLGTTALHSSRSHKPLTVLASLPVTFGLAQLLLQGTDVQLERAAPDNLPGSRQTAYFTGRGAPALHKLALDADAVIGLRSIWPDDPLYPNARRSNIRIVEVDAARPVDGALPGVALQPGKSDGLNSQPWLSSNNLGRMADVLAADLVRLTPAAKPKIDANLASLKQRLLKLSADTEGQLANADNLSVLSLSDHFGYLVSGLNLELLDVDARADNEWTPEALQQLQARLKDNEVAIVLHHRQPSDAIKAAISAAGSQLLVLQTDSADPLAELESNIQQITTALDAKS
- a CDS encoding class I SAM-dependent methyltransferase, whose protein sequence is MSDYLKLNQANWDERAPLHAASPDYQAQLFVDDPRHLSEVVRFDLPLLGDISGLRGVHLQCHIGTDTLSLARLGARMTGLDFSPASLAEARSLTARTGAAIEFVESDVYKASEVLPKGAFDLVYTGIGALCWLPSVDTWARNVSKLLKPGGRLFIREGHPMLWALDESHEDALLVDLPYFERSEPLVWDDDSTYVSTDRPLKATVTHAWNHGLGEIVSALLKHGLQISGLVEHQSIPWEALPGQMRRDERGEWHLQQAPWRLPLSYTLQAIKRPI
- a CDS encoding MbtH family protein, giving the protein MTSVFDREDILFQVVVNHEEQYSIWPDYKAVPQGWRTVGKSGFKKECLAYIEEVWTDMRPLSLRQKMDAQSAAN
- a CDS encoding aspartate aminotransferase family protein; this translates as MSVATSLVDDQPARTSPAPAETLYQFTESPLLARQNQQESNARSYPRRIPLALKRACGIYVEDVEGRRFIDCLAGAGTLALGHNHPVVIEAIQQVLADELPLLTLDLTTPVKDQFVQDLFGLLPPALAAEAKIQFCGPTGTDAVEAALKLTRTATGRSTVLSFQGAYHGMSQGALSLMGSLGPKRPLGALLTNGVQILPFPYDYRCPFGLGGEAGVKANLSYLENLLSDPEAGVQLPAAIIVEAVQGEGGVIPADLDWLRGVRRITEKAGVALIVDEIQSGFGRTGKMFAFEHAGIIPDVVVMSKAIGGSLPMAVVVYRDWLDTWLPGAHAGTFRGNQMAMATGSAVMRYLKEHKVAEHAAAMGERLREHLRILQRDFPQMGDIRGRGLMLGIELVDPAGEKDALGHPPQFSRLAPLVQRECLKRGLILEMGGRHGSVVRFLPPLVITAAEIDQVADIFSRALAAAVASL